One region of Gopherus evgoodei ecotype Sinaloan lineage chromosome 16, rGopEvg1_v1.p, whole genome shotgun sequence genomic DNA includes:
- the TRUB2 gene encoding mitochondrial mRNA pseudouridine synthase TRUB2, with the protein MAARRAARTGLNGLFAVYKPPGVASIRVRDTVETLLLKELNSLEQPAVQQQVRFLPTTVEGNAGKELTLTVTQLPVLAAHPLVRGPEFTHLKIGAGHRLDTKSSGVFVLGVGHGSKLLTDMYNAHLTRAYTVRGLFGKATDDFSDTGRLIEKTTFDHVTRDKLERILAVIQGTNHKALLMYSNIDLKTQEAYELAVEGLIRPMEKTPPLITAIRCLQFAPPEFQLEIQCLHETQQYLRKIVHEIGLELKSTSVCTQVRRIRDGFFTLDNALLRTHWNLQNIRNSIQDSKSKVKVGLQRSLSCQARSGKRHTDMDQVAESKLHSTEGMSASDLTHKMR; encoded by the exons ATGGCTGCCAGGAGGGCGGCTCGGACCGGGCTAAACGGGCTCTTCGCTGTGTACAAACCCCCCGGGGTGGCTTCGATCAGGGTGCGGGACACCGTGGAGACCCTGCTCCTGAAAG AACTGAACTCTCTGGAACAGCCAGCTGTGCAGCAGCAAGTACGCTTCCTGCCAACCACCGTAGAAGGAAATGCTGGGAAAGAGCTGACCCTCACTGTTACCCAGTTGCCTGTCCTGGCTGCCCACCCCCTAG TTAGAGGACCAGAGTTCACTCACTTGAAAATCGGAGCAGGTCACCGTCTGGATACAAAGTCATCTGGAGTGTTtg TGCTTGGAGTGGGCCATGGGAGCAAGCTGCTCACTGATATGTACAACGCCCATCTTACTAGG GCTTATACTGTTCGTGGACTGTTTGGCAAAGCCACAGATGACTTCTCAGACACAGGCAGGCTAATAGAGAAGACCACATTTG ATCATGTCACAAGGGACAAGCTGGAGCGAATTCTTGCTGTCATTCAGGGAACCAATCATAAAGCTCTGCTGAT GTACTCTAACATTGACCTGAAAACTCAAGAGGCCTACGAGCTGGCTGTTGAAGGTTTAATTCGCCCAATGGAAAAAACTCCTCCATTAATCACAGCAATTCGATGCCTGCAATTTGCACCTCCAGAATTCCAGCTAG AAATCCAGTGTTTGCATGAGACCCAGCAGTACCTACGAAAGATAGTTCATGAGATTGGCTTGGAGCTGAAATCAACTTCTGTGTGCACCCAGGTGCGGCGGATACGGGATGGCTTTTTCACACTTGACAATGCTCTCCTGCGAACGCATTGGAACCTGCAGAATATCCGGAATTCAATTCAGGACTCAAAGAGCAAAGTGAAAGTGGGGCTTCAGAGAAGCTTGAGCTGCCAAGCTAGGAGCGGTAAAAGACATACCGATATGGATCAGGTTGCAGAGAGCAAACTGCACAGTACAGAGGGAATGTCTGCAAGCGATCTGACTCATAAAATGAGATAA